Proteins encoded together in one Bactrocera neohumeralis isolate Rockhampton chromosome 4, APGP_CSIRO_Bneo_wtdbg2-racon-allhic-juicebox.fasta_v2, whole genome shotgun sequence window:
- the LOC126757374 gene encoding calcium-transporting ATPase sarcoplasmic/endoplasmic reticulum type isoform X1 — protein sequence MEDGHAKTVEQALNFFGTDSERGLTLEQVKANQKKYGPNELPTEEGKTIWQLVLEQFDDLLVKILLLAAIISFVLALFEEHEDTFTAFVEPLVILLILIANAVVGVWQERNAESAIEALKEYEPEMGKVVRQDKSGIQKIRAKEIVPGDIVEVSVGDKIPADIRLTHIYSTTLRIDQSILTGESVSVIKHTDPIPDPRAVNQDKKNILFSGTNVAAGKARGVVIGTGLNTAIGKIRTEMSETEEIKTPLQQKLDEFGEQLSKVISIICVAVWAINIGHFNDPAHGGSWIKGAIYYFKIAVALAVAAIPEGLPAVITTCLALGTRRMAKKNAIVRSLPSVETLGCTSVICSDKTGTLTTNQMSVSRMFIFEKVEGSDSSFLEFELTGSTYEPLGELFLGGQRVKASEYEALQELATICIMCNDSAIDYNEFKQCFEKVGEATETALIVLAEKLNPFSVNKTGLDRRSAAIVVRQEIETKWKKEFTLEFSRDRKSMSSYCTPLKASRLGTGPKLFVKGAPEGVLERCTHARVGTSKVPLTSTLKSKILALTGQYGTGRDTLRCLALAVADSPMRPDEMDLGDSTKFYQYEINLTFVGVVGMLDPPRKEVFDSIVRCRAAGIRVIVITGDNKATAEAICRRIGVFGEDEDTANKSYSGREFDDLSPAEQKAACGRARLFSRVEPQHKSKIVEYLQSMNEISAMTGDGVNDAPALKKAEIGIAMGSGTAVAKSAAEMVLADDNFSSIVSAVEEGRAIYNNMKQFIRYLISSNIGEVVSIFLTAALGLPEALIPVQLLWVNLVTDGLPATALGFNPPDLDIMEKPPRKADEGLISGWLFFRYMAIGGYVGAATVGAAAWWFIFAETGPHLTYWQLTHHLSCTGTGDDFKGVDCKIFSDPHAMTMALSVLVTIEMLNAMNSLSENQSLITMPPWCNMWLIGSMALSFTLHFVILYVEVLSTVFQVTPLSGEEWLTVMKFSIPVVLLDETLKFVARKITDGESPILKMHGIVLMWAVFFGLLYAMTL from the exons ATGGAAGACGGCCACGCTAAAACCGTCGAACAAGCCTTGAACTTTTTTGGCACAGACTCTGAACGCGGACTTACATTGGAACAAGTTAAAgccaatcaaaaaaaatatggtCCAAAtg AGCTGCCTACGGAGGAAG GAAAAACTATTTGGCAACTTGTTTTAGAACAATTTGACGATCTTCTTGTGAAAATTCTGTTATTGGCCGCTATCATTTCTTTT gTCTTAGCTTTATTTGAAGAGCACGAGGATACATTCACAGCATTTGTAGAACCTTTAgttattcttttaattttgatagCAAATGCCGTCGTAGGTGTATGGCAAGAACGAAATGCTGAGTCTGCAATCGAGGCCCTCAAAGAAtatgagccagaaatgggtaaAGTAGTTCGTCAAGATAAATCTGGAATTCAGAAAATTAGAGCGAAGGAAATTGTTCCTGGAGATATAGTTGAAGTATCCGTTGGAGATAAAATTCCTGCTGATATTCGACTAACACATATCTACTCCACTACTTTACGAATCGATCAATCAATTTTGACTGGTGAATCGGTGTCTGTTATAAAACACACAGATCCTATTCCTGATCCACGCGCCGTTAACCAGgataaaaagaatattttattttcgggTACAAATGTGGCAGCTGGTAAAGCTCGAGGCGTGGTCATTGGTACGGGTTTGAATACAGCGATTGGCAAAATTCGCACAGAAATGTCAGAGACAGAGGAAATTAAAACtccattacaacaaaaattggaCGAATTTGGCGAGCAGCTGTCAAAAGTGATTTCTATTATTTGTGTTGCTGTATGGGCAATAAATATTGGTCATTTCAATGATCCCGCTCATGGCGGTTCGTGGATAAAAGGTGCTATATACTACTTCAAGATTGCTGTAGCATTGGctgttgctgctattccagagGGTTTACCAGCTGTAATTACAACTTGTTTGGCTTTGGGAACCCGCCGcatggcaaaaaaaaatgctattgtTCGTTCATTGCCATCTGTAGAAACATTAGGTTGTACATCGGTGATTTGCTCAGATAAGACTGGCACATTAACTACAAACCAAATGTCGGTATCAAgaatgtttattttcgaaaaggtTGAAGGTAGCGACAGTAGTTTCCTCGAGTTTGAACTGACTGGATCAACATATGAACCTTTGGGTGAGCTCTTCTTGGGAGGCCAACGGGTAAAAGCTTCGGAATATGAAGCCCTTCAGGAGTTAGCTACTATTTGTATTATGTGCAATGATTCCGCAATCGATTACAATGAGTTCAAACAATGTTTCGAAAAGGTTGGTGAAGCCACAGAAACGGCTTTAATTGTACTTGCTGAAAAATTGAATCCATTCAGTGTCAATAAGACTGGCCTCGATCGTCGTTCCGCCGCTATTGTTGTGCGTCAAGAAATCGAAACGAAGTGGAAAAAGGAATTCACTCTTGAGTTCTCCCGTGACCGTAAATCAATGTCTTCATACTGTACACCACTGAAAGCATCCCGATTGGGAACTGGTCCAAAATTATTCGTAAAAGGGGCGCCCGAGGGTGTTTTGGAACGTTGTACACATGCACGTGTTGGAACAAGCAAAGTGCCACTGACTTCAACTCTTAAGAGCAAAATTTTGGCTTTGACTGGACAGTATGGTACTGGAAGAGATACTTTGCGTTGTCTTGCTCTAGCTGTAGCGGATAGTCCTATGCGGCCAGATGAAATGGATTTGGGAGATTCCACCAAATTCTatcaatatgaaataaatttaacatttgttgGTGTCGTGGGTATGTTGGATCCTCCACGTAAAGAAGTTTTCGATTCTATTGTACGTTGCCGAGCAGCAGGCATCCGAGTAATTGTAATAACTGGTGATAACAAGGCAACCGCTGAAGCAATTTGCCGTCGCATCGGTGTTTTCGGTGAAGACGAAGACACTGCTAATAAATCATATTCCGGTCGTGAATTTGATGATCTTTCACCCGCAGAGCAAAAAGCGGCTTGTGGCCGAGCCCGGCTCTTTTCTCGCGTAGAGCCAcaacacaaatcaaaaattgttgaatatcTACAAAGCATGAATGAAATTTCTGCTATGACTGGTGATGGTGTCAATGATGCCCCTGCTCTTAAGAAAGCTGAAATTGGCATTGCAATGGGTTCAGGTACTGCTGTAGCTAAATCAGCCGCTGAGATGGTGTTGGCTGATGATAACTTCTCATCCATTGTATCTGCTGTTGAAGAAGGTCGTGCTATTTATAATAACATGAAGCAATTTATTCGTTAccttatttcttcaaatattggcGAGGTTGTGTCTATCTTTTTAACCGCTGCTTTAGGATTACCCGAAGCTTTGATTCCTGTACAACTATTGTGGGTTAATTTG gtAACAGATGGTCTTCCAGCAACTGCTCTCGGATTCAATCCCCCTGACTTGGATATTATGGAGAAACCTCCACGCAAAGCCGACGAAGGTCTTATTTCTGGATGGTTGTTCTTCCg ATACATGGCTATTGGTGGTTATGTTGGTGCTGCCACAGTTGGTGCTGCAGCTTGGTGGTTCATCTTTGCTGAGACAGGCCCTCACTTAACCTACTGGCAACTGACACATCATTTGTCATGTACTGGTACAGGAGATGACTTTAAAGGAGTAGACTGTAAGATATTCAGTGATCCTCATGCAATGACCATGGCTTTATCCGTGCTTGTTACAATTGAAATGCTGAACGCTATGAACAG CCTTTCAGAAAATCAGTCCCTTATTACTATGCCCCCATGGTGCAATATGTGGCTAATTGGTTCAATGGCTCTGTCCTTCACACTTCATTTTGTTATCCTTTATGTGGAAGTCCTTTCT ACCGTTTTCCAAGTAACCCCATTGTCAGGGGAAGAGTGGCTAACTgtgatgaaattttcaattcCTGTAGTTTTATTAGATGAAACGCTGAAATTCGTTGCTAGAAAGATTACTGACGGTGAGAGCCCAATTCTAAAAATGCATGGGATTGTTTTGATGTGGGCCGTTTTCTTTGGCCTCTTGTATGCAATGACGCTTTAA